The following proteins are encoded in a genomic region of Debaryomyces hansenii CBS767 chromosome G complete sequence:
- a CDS encoding DEHA2G04026p (similar to uniprot|P26448 Saccharomyces cerevisiae YMR055C BUB2 Mitotic exit network regulator), with amino-acid sequence MSVANLCLCSQILVKEDLFSMMNGNKIMDQGSNMQIKGRKKDSIEQFISSPQLFLENSLSQLRYMILIEGLSTPPGYDSCPYRCYVWSILCRVPTFSTDMYREIMDDTVDHLSPELYQKIKNDTFRTLMNDKNFHQKVSEQSLVRILSATAITVDNRVGYVQGMNVLLAPIAYACQKSEPQAFAILHHLITKQIPQYIMPNLDGVHTGLSLVDVVLKIIDPVLSDYLDSKFLKAEIYAFPSVLTLCACTPPLKSVLKLWDFLFAYGTHMNILFIVAQLISHRSILLKTQQPMKILRNFPPLEENEIIKLSLSFIPELPKPLYDLITRHGFDANVPNELKLFLIENKYN; translated from the coding sequence ATGAGCGTTGCGAACTTATGTTTATGTTCACAAATACTAGTCAAAGAGGATTTATTCAGTATGATGAATGGGAATAAGATAATGGATCAGGGTAGTAATATGCAAATAAAGGGGAGGAAGAAGGACTCAATAGAGCAATTTATCAGTTCCCCCCaactttttcttgaaaatagtTTGTCTCAGTTGAGATATATGATTCTTATTGAAGGTTTGTCAACACCACCCGGGTATGATCTGTGTCCGTACAGATGCTATGTATGGTCAATTCTTTGTCGTGTGCCAACGTTTTCAACAGATATGTATAGGGAAATCATGGATGATACAGTCGACCATTTGTCACCCGAGTTGTACcagaaaatcaaaaatgatACGTTCAGAACATTAATGAACGATAAGAATTTTCATCAGAAAGTGCTGGAACAGTCGTTGGTGCGGATCTTATCGGCCACGGCGATCACAGTTGACAACAGGGTGGGGTATGTGCAAGGGATGAATGTTTTGTTGGCTCCCATAGCCTATGCATGCCAGAAGAGTGAACCTCAAGCTTTTGCAATATTGCATCATTTGATCACAAAGCAGATACCGCAGTACATAATGCCAAACCTAGATGGTGTCCATACGGGACTCAGTCTTGTTGATGTAGTTCTCAAGATCATCGACCCGGTGCTAAGTGATTATCTCGATTCGAAGTTTTTAAAGGCTGAAATCTATGCATTTCCATCGGTGCTAACGTTATGCGCATGTACACCACCGTTAAAATCAGTTCTCAAGCTATGGGACTTCTTATTTGCATACGGGACCCACATGAACATTTTGTTTATAGTTGCACAGTTGATAAGTCAtagatcaatattattgaagacCCAGCAACccatgaaaatattaagaaatttCCCACCcttggaagaaaatgaaatcatAAAATTGAGTCTAAGTTTCATCCCTGAGCTACCAAAACCACTATACGATTTAATTACAAGGCATGGGTTCGATGCTAACGTCccaaatgaattaaaattatttttgattgaGAATAAGTACAACTAA
- a CDS encoding DEHA2G04004p (weakly similar to uniprot|Q5A0I3 Candidfa albicans putative spliceosomal U2AF large subunit) produces MNNNNHRPSSSGTYSGRDSYRTSRRENNGGYEYQDRARERARDSPYGERSVPEYERRSGNDRYDDRRGGNDRYDDRRGGNNRYDDRRGGNEKYDDRRSGNDRYDDRRGGNDRYGDRGNGNYRPSRPSHDTRNERYNNNRYYRDRGGDRDDRGDSSLTYKPRYDDRQQTGRQRVPTQDSKPKLTKEEEIERCEKKLANLQKVPNIEDITIIDSKWGVKPKGFENVTAQRAKLSGLFPLPGYPRPVDFTKLEGVARDRLLNSNDILNGSSKIDPIDSRNSSILFIKNINFGIIDYLKVTEYFNKFLSQIDIPETTLNNVESKRKTKDDQNLIIEFKNNTCATIAMALNSRKLSFNEMKLVKNDDEGNPIHQIGQDTGDDIVLDISRPGEYVVQCLPPYSEIKEDEIEESVTDSPRKITVLVPSTLDETELIKNIKEVGTIKGFQMLREIGTKKSLGIAFLEFYIDPTKYQKTINAIPVIQTLVEDLKQSSFIEDAFFSCIIPDHTSIQDCPIDLSTLKKLVKNEHVTTHPSSRVIQLINIVTAKDLMDDASFKFIQKDIQQEVSKFGNLKTIKIPRPANDYTPGISQFTQPGLGKIYIEFDDEETALNAIMGLAGRMYNDRTVLCSFYDYDDFKNGLL; encoded by the exons atgAATAACAACAATC ATCGTCCCTCATCGTCTGGAACTTACCTGGGAAGAGACTCGTATAGAACATCGAGAAGAGAAAATAACGGCGGATATGAATATCAGGATCGTGCAAGAGAAAGAGCTCGTGATAGTCCATATGGAGAAAGAAGTGTGCCAGAATATGAGAGAAGAAGTGGGAATGATAGGTACGATGACAGAAGAGGTGGGAATGATAGGTACGATGACAGAAGAGGCGGGAATAATAGATACGACGACAGAAGAGGCGGGAATGAGAAGTACGATGACAGAAGAAGTGGGAATGATAGGTACGATGACAGAAGAGGTGGGAATGATAGGTACGGTGACAGAGGAAATGGTAATTATAGGCCTTCTCGACCATCTCATGACACAAGGAACGaaagatataataataacagaTACTACAGGGATAGAGGAGGAGATAGGGATGATAGGGGAGACTCACTGCTCACGTATAAACCGAGATACGATGATAGACAACAAACGGGAAGACAAAGAGTTCCCACACAAGACTCTAAACCTAAGTTGactaaagaagaagaaatagagaGATGCGAGAAGAAATTAGCAAATTTACAAAAGGTTCCAAATATCGAGGATATAACTATTATTGACTCGAAATGGGGTGTGAAACCAAAGGGGTTTGAGAATGTTACAGCCCAGCGAGCCAAATTATCAGGTTTGTTTCCTTTACCAGGCTATCCAAGACCAGTTGATTTTACAAAATTGGAAGGGGTGGCTAGAGAtagattattgaattcgaatgatattttgaatggCTCGTCTAAGATTGACCCCATcgattcaagaaattctaGTATCTTgttcattaaaaatattaattttggaatAATTGACTATTTGAAGGTTActgaatatttcaacaaatttttGAGCCAGATTGATATCCCCGAAACCACTTTAAATAACGTGGAATCCAAAAGGAAAACTAAAGATGATCAAAATTTGatcattgaatttaagaACAATACATGTGCAACGATTGCAATGGCATTAAACTCTAGgaaattatcatttaatgaaatgaaattggTCAAAAATGACGATGAAGGAAACCCTATTCATCAAATCGGTCAAGACACAGGTGATGATATCGTACTTGACATTTCAAGACCTGGAGAATATGTAGTCCAATGTTTACCACCATATTCCGAAATTAAAGAGGATGAAATCGAAGAAAGTGTCACCGATAGCccaagaaaaattacagTTTTAGTACCCTCCACACTTGATGAAACAGAActaattaaaaatataaaggaGGTAGGTACTATTAAAGGATTTCAGATGTTAAGAGAAATAGGtacaaaaaaatcattagGAATCGCTTTCTTAGAGTTCTATATTGATCCAACTAAATATCAAAAGACTATTAACGCAATTCCAGTAATACAAACATTGGTTGAAGACTTGAAACAAAGCCTGTTTATAGAAGATGCGTTCTTCTCATGCATTATTCCTGATCATACCAGTATTCAAGATTGTCCAATTGATTTGAGTactttaaagaaattagtGAAGAATGAACATGTTACAACGCATCCAAGCCTGCGAGTTATTCAGCTTATAAATATCGTAACAGCCAAGGATTTGATGGATGATGCAagtttcaaatttattcaaaaggATATTCAGCAAGaagtttcaaaatttggtaACCTTAAAACAATCAAAATCCCAAGACCAGCGAACGATTATACTCCTGGGATATCGCAATTTACCCAACCAGGACTAGGAAAGATATATATCGAGTTTGATGACGAGGAAACTGCATTGAACGCTATCATGGGATTAGCAGGTAGAATGTATAATGATAGAACAGTACTTTGTTCGTTTtatgattatgatgattttaaaaACGGACTACTTTAA
- a CDS encoding DEHA2G03982p (similar to uniprot|P36016 Saccharomyces cerevisiae YKL073w LHS1 chaperone of the ER lumen) yields the protein MKLILFFICLVATSSAAILGIDYGQQFTKAVLLAPGISFEIVLTDEGKRKDLSGISIRENDGGLERVFGSATGSLCTRFPQSCVMGLKPLLGKSAKSAETQQFLARNFGVKLIGDDSRADAIKLDLGLSNDSYKFAIEEALAMNLHELKGRALNDLEDNDLAKPIVEDVVVSVAPFASHETKQAYLDGLKLGNFSNVLGLVDEGTAVALNYVSSKKFEKGDLTDEKEYHIIYDMGAGSTTATLFSFTPFTNGSIVLELESIGYDETFGGQLFTQSVNTIILEKFLSAFNLKDSTKLPPKVLARILEAAEKAKIVLSINSDYHVSLENLYEDKDFKTTVTKDEFEEINSDLMDHITKPIKDALKSSAPEKSIEDIKSVILNGGSMRIPFVQKHLATLLGENRISKSVNADESCALGTTLQGLRLKTKLENFKDIKVIEKSYHNFEVKIDDSDDDQLVFPRGCQINNSSRLNFGNPTKGINIGLYEDGRLIKSYKFDDLSKKASDVSCSSKESKQIFGTFTLDHNKMFDLSSLEIECVASGEKGGFFQKLLKKEGDASEDVKEEASNDDETTDNNATNTTQSDASKSTKRKSKPVSISIPKPIYPHIKPMSRTTKERTFNKLAYLNSKDESRAELDEIKNNLESKCYELRAFIDDHEDELLKEVTEDEISEYSSFVRDTIEWFEFESDGSSVEDFLKKSSEVASKKKALDSIVEMSKVDISLAGMKKLYEDGTTIAMQVQSYMLESGTQISEIRQKYEKENFDFDKENDRIKLKLLREGGDKIMTLDKDLEKYKEHLSKVGELTSLSESKFNKIPKREVYEIYEAATGKIVEMLADIILIQESQKTRLETFNDKFDKLLERKNKKELRDKLKQEKEAEKETVEDEEENGFIEEESDSEPIEPETNSESTVINDAESTEIVHDEL from the coding sequence ATGAAACtcatattatttttcatttgtttAGTTGCTACGAGTAGTGCGGCTATATTGGGGATTGACTACGGTCAACAATTCACCAAGGCCGTCTTATTGGCACCGggaatttcatttgaaattgtgCTTACTGATGAAGGCAAGAGAAAGGATTTGTCGGGTATTTCGATCAGAGAGAATGATGGAGGACTCGAGAGAGTATTCGGATCCGCCACTGGGTCGTTGTGCACCAGATTTCCTCAATCGTGTGTCATGGGATTGAAACCGCTTTTGGGGAAATCAGCCAAGAGTGCCGAAACACAACAGTTTTTGGCACGCAATTTTGGCGTGAAGTTGATTGGTGACGATTCCAGGGCAGATGCTATTAAGCTTGATTTGGGGCTTTCGAACGATTCGTACAAGTTTGCCATTGAAGAAGCGCTTGCCATGAATTTGCACGAACTCAAAGGTAGGGCTTTGAACGATTTGGAAGATAACGATTTGGCAAAACCTATTGTTGAAGACGTGGTGGTTTCTGTTGCTCCATTTGCTTCACATGAAACAAAACAGGCGTACTTGGATGGATTGAAGTTGGGTAATTTCTCTAATGTTTTAGGATTAGTCGATGAAGGTACCGCTGTTGCATTGAATTATGTTTCGAGCAAAAAGTTTGAAAAAGGAGATTTGACAGACGAAAAAGAATACCATATTATTTACGACATGGGTGCCGGATCGACAACCGCcactttattttcattcacTCCATTCACTAATGGTTCAATTGTGTTGGAACTCGAAAGTATTGGATACGACGAAACCTTTGGGGGTCAATTATTCACCCAATCTGTTAACACGATCATTTTAGAGAAGTTTTTAAGTGCATTCAATTTAAAGGATTCAACTAAGCTTCCACCAAAGGTTTTGGCCCGTATCTTAGAAGCAGCTGAAAAGGCTAAGATCGTCCTTTCTATCAATTCTGATTATCATGTTTCATTGGAGAATCTTTATGAAGATAAGGATTTTAAGACCACTGTCACAAAGGatgaattcgaagaaatTAACTCCGACTTAATGGACCATATAACTAAGCCAATCAAGGATGCATTGAAATCTTCCGCTCCAGAAAAgtcaattgaagatataAAATCTGTTATCTTGAACGGTGGGTCTATGAGAATTCCATTTGTTCAAAAGCATTTAGCCACATTATTAGGTGAAAATAGAATTTCTAAATCTGTTAATGCGGACGAAAGTTGTGCTTTAGGTACTACATTACAAGGCCTTAGATTGAAGACTAAATTAGAGAATTTCAAGGATATTAAAGTGATTGAGAAGTCCTACcataattttgaagttaaGATTGATGATAGTGATGACGATCAATTAGTCTTTCCTAGAGGTTgccaaataaataatagctCTAGATTGAATTTCGGTAACCCTACCAAAGGTATCAACATTGGATTATATGAGGATGGCCGTTTAATTAAATCctataaatttgatgatcTTCTGAAAAAGGCCAGTGATGTAAGTTGTTCTTCCAAAGAGAGTAAACAAATTTTTGGCACTTTTACCTTAGATCATAATAAAATGTTTGATTTATCCAGCTTAGAAATCGAATGTGTTGCAAGTGGAGAAAAGGGTGGATTTTtccaaaaattattgaagaaggaaGGAGATGCGTCGGAAGATGTGAAGGAAGAAGCTTCTAACGACGATGAAACTACCGATAACAACGCGACAAATACAACCCAATCAGACGCATCAAAATCGACAAAGAGAAAGTCCAAGCCTGTTTCTATCAGTATCCCTAAACCGATTTATCCCCATATCAAGCCTATGTCAAGAACAACCAAAGAACGTACTTTCAATAAGTTGGCTTATTTAAACAGTAAGGATGAATCTCGGGCAGAATTAGACGAAATCAAGAATAATTTAGAGAGTAAATGTTACGAATTACGTgcatttattgatgatcaTGAAGATGAGTTATTAAAGGAGGTGactgaagatgaaatatcGGAGTACAGCTCATTTGTTCGTGACACCATAGAATGGTTCGAGTTTGAAAGTGATGGATCTTCTGTCGAAGACTTCCTTAAAAAATCAAGTGAAGTAGcttcaaagaagaaagctTTAGATTCTATTGTTGAAATGTCGAAAGTGGATATTTCTTTAGCTGgtatgaaaaaattatatgaagaTGGTACTACTATCGCTATGCAAGTGCAAAGTTATATGCTTGAATCCGGTACTCAAATTAGTGAAATAAGACAAAAGTATGAAAAGGagaattttgattttgataaggAAAATGATCGTATTAAACTTAAACTTTTGAGAGAAGGTGGCGATAAGATTATGACGTTAGACAAGGATTTAGAAAAATATAAGGAACACTTATCAAAAGTTGGCGAATTGACTTCATTGAGTGAAtctaaattcaataagatTCCAAAGAGAGAAGTTtatgaaatatatgaagCTGCTACAGGAAAAATTGTTGAGATGTTAGCtgatattattttaattcagGAATCGCAAAAGACCAGACTCGAAACATTCAACGATAAGTTTGATAAGTTAttagaaagaaagaataaaaaagaattaagaGATAAGTTAAAGCAAGAAAAGGAGGCAGAAAAGGAGACTGTCgaggatgaagaagagaatggttttatcgaagaagaatctgATTCTGAACCAATTGAACCAGAAACTAACTCTGAATCCACAGTTATCAATGACGCAGAATCTACCGAGATTGTTCACGATGAATTGTGA
- a CDS encoding DEHA2G03960p (highly similar to uniprot|Q04178 Saccharomyces cerevisiae YDR399w HPT1 hypoxanthine guanine phosphoribosyl transferase) gives MGSDEVQDKMYISYNNVHQLCQEAADKIKEFNPDLIIAIGGGGFIPARMLRSFLKEPGQPNVRVMAIILSLYEVVDGANEEQIGTEVVRTQWIDYQQSKIDLVGKKILIIDEVDDTRTTLHYAISELKKDIAEQSAAKNADPNDTTFGIFVLHDKEKPKRAELPAEIMNGNYFAARTVPDSWIAYPWEAIDIVEHTKRAVEQGNDCFLP, from the coding sequence ATGGGTTCGGACGAAGTTCAAGACAAAATGTACATTTCGTACAACAATGTCCATCAATTATGTCAAGAAGCAGCAGACAAAATTAAGGAATTCAACCCTGACTTAATCATAGCtattggtggtggtggtttTATTCCAGCCCGTATGTTACGTTCATTCTTGAAAGAGCCAGGTCAACCAAATGTCAGAGTTATGGCCATTATCTTGTCTCTTTACGAGGTTGTTGATGGTGCCAATGAAGAGCAAATTGGTACCGAGGTGGTTAGAACCCAATGGATTGACTACCAACAATCCAAGATCGATTTAGTTGGTAAGAAGATCTTGATTATCGACGAGGTTGACGATACCAGAACCACTTTGCACTACGCCATTTCTGAGTTGAAAAAGGATATTGCTGAACAATCTGCTGCTAAGAATGCCGATCCAAACGATACCACTTTTGgtatttttgttttgcaTGACAAGGAAAAGCCAAAGAGGGCCGAATTACCAGCCGAAATCATGAACGGTAACTACTTTGCTGCTAGAACCGTTCCAGACAGCTGGATCGCCTACCCATGGGAAGCAATTGACATTGTTGAGCACACCAAGAGAGCTGTTGAACAAGGAAATGATTGTTTCTTGCCTTAA
- a CDS encoding DEHA2G04048p (highly similar to CA3793|IPF5701 Candida albicans), translating to MFGLGKLLYVIILTVNGIAVLSEDRFLNRIGWGSSTSNNPSQPYSQFSTSMQSEGTSVKTRMINLISAVRTLMRLPLIFINVVVIFYELVLG from the coding sequence ATGTTCGGACTCGGGAAGTTGTTGTACGTGATTATATTGACAGTCAACGGTATAGCAGTTCTTAGTGAGGATAGATTTTTGAACAGAATAGGATGGGGATCTAGCACGTCCAACAATCCATCTCAGCCATACCTGCAATTCTCTACGTCGATGCAAAGTGAAGGAACGTCGGTTAAAACAAGGATGATCAATCTTATAAGTGCAGTGAGGACTCTTATGAGATTGCCAttgattttcatcaatGTGGTAGTGATCTTCTACGAGTTAGTATTGGGTTAA